A window of Epinephelus fuscoguttatus linkage group LG24, E.fuscoguttatus.final_Chr_v1 contains these coding sequences:
- the LOC125885007 gene encoding coiled-coil domain-containing protein 122 isoform X2, producing MATAGVDEDGTSENSEFPLTKAVEDVSQHGCTLTEALKEKEQILSKLQAVLLDFEKKGEMAEQELRSIHREFLMLEAEMAYLEQRTKVLHDRCASICKDNTDLQISISEEEKNARMALERFNIYRDKMERHRAAVSHVLSQTEAHKELEEKRALVKMLKNKKEELKKDLENPDGNAVQMVKSEIDALKREISMMREKSAKKREHLQIAFENQAQLKKSIEIQNRRYEAIIKHLLLQLSRAKAAHRQISEDVYTMERELAELKEQLQSFKDSSVSGQ from the exons ATGGCGACCGCTGGAGTGGATGAAGACG GAACATCGGAGAATTCTGAGTTTCCCTTAACCAAGGCAGTGGAGGATGTCAGCCAACACGGCTGTACCCTGACTGAGGCCCTGAAGGAGAAAGAGCAGATACTCAGTAAGCTGCAG GCAGTTCTTTTAGACTTTGAGAAGAAAGGTGAGATGGCAGAGCAAGAGCTGAGATCTATACATAGGGAATTCCTGATGCTGGAGGCCGAAATGGCGTACCTGGAGCAGCGGACAAAAGTCCTGCACGATCGCTGTGCATCTATCTGTAAGGACAACACAGATCTCCAGATCAGTATAAGCGAGGAGGAGAAGAACGCTCGCATGGCACTGGAGAGGTTCAACATTTACCGAGACAAGatggagagacacagagcagctGTCTCACACGTGCTGAGTCAGACAGAGGCCCACAAAGAGCTGGAGGAGAAGAGAGCGCTGGTCAAGATGCTGAAAAATAAGAAAGAGGAGCTGAAGAAAGATTTGGAGAATCCAGATGGAAACGCAGTGCAGATGGTGAAG AGTGAGATTGATGCTCTGAAGAGGGAGATTTCTATGATGAGGGAGAAGTCAGCCAAGAAGAGAGAGCATCTGCAAATAGCATTTGAGAATCAAGCCCAGTTAAAGAAATCCATAGAG ATCCAGAACAGGCGCTATGAAGCCATCATCAAGCACCTCCTGCTCCAGCTGAGCAGAGCCAAGGCTGCCCACAG GCAAATTTCCGAAGATGTCTACACAATGGAGAGAGAGCTAGCTGAGCTCAAAGAGCAGCTGCAGTCATTTAAGGACTCATCGGTCAGCGGTCAATAA